The nucleotide window CGCTCCGCCATGATCTGGACGGTGCAGCCGGCCTCGCCGGAAATCTTGATCCGAACCAGCCGGTAGCCCATTCCCTGCAACACCGGTCCGGCCACCGCCGCCACCCGCGCCGCCACGCCTGGCTCGACGACGAGACGGGGCTCGGCCAGCAGGTCGGCATCCTCGGAAACAGCAGTTGGATCGGTCATGTCCAGGGTCAAAAGCGTCTTACTTGCATGGGCTTAGGCCGGGCCTAACCAGAGGTCCGGCCGGTTCCCCGAACCGCCCTTGGGGCCCCGTTCTGGGCAGGGCAGGTTCAGGTAATAAAAAAGAGCGGGTCCCGGGGGGCCCACTCTCAATACGCGATCGTATGAGAACCATAAGTTGCCGCGGATATAGCGGTTTTTCCGCAATCCGACAAGGCCCGCAATCCCGTTAAGACCGATTTTGCCAAGGTTTGAGAGCGGGGTAAAGTCTAACCCTTCATTCATGAACGCTGCCTAGATTTCCCGAAAAACCAGCCAAATTCGGCTGGTTTGGGTGGGCTTATGATCATTTCACCAGCGCTGATCCCGGAACTCGACGACATCGTCAGTCGTGGCGACCCCAAGCGCCGCGCCGATGCCGCGCGCCGTGTCAGCGAGCTCTTTCTACAGGGCGCGGCGAGCTTCCGCCCCGATCACGTCGATCTGTTCGACGGGGTCCTGACCAGCCTCGTTCCGCATGCCGAGATCGAGGCGCGCGCCGAGTTGGCCGAGCGCTTGTCGACGCTGGCGAATGCGCCGCGCGGTCTGGTCGGCCAGCTCGCCCATGAAGATGAAATCGCCATTGCAGGCCCGTTGCTGCGCCGCTCGCCGGTCATCGATGAAAAAATGCTACTCGAAATTGCGTCCATGAAGGGCCAGGGTCATCTGCTGGCGATGGCGGAGCGGCCTACGCTTTCGGCCGATCTCACCGACGTCATGATCGCCCGCGGCGACCGCGCGGTGGTCAGGCGCGCCGCCGGCAATGCGGGCGCGGCCTTCTCGTCGAACGGCTATTCGTCGCTGATCAAGCGCGCCGGCCAGGACGGCGTGCTGACGATCAGGCTCGGCCAGCGCGACGATCTGTCACCTGCGCAACTGAAGGAGCTGCTCTCCGGCTCGATCGACGTCATCCGTCGCCGCCTGTTCCAAGTCGCCAAGCCCGAGCGGCAGGCCGACATCAAGCAGGCGATGACCGCCATCATCGGCCCGTCCGAGCGCGAGGAGCGGCGCGACTTCGTGCCGGCACAGCGCACGGTGCTGAAACTTCATCGCGAGGGCGCGCTCGGCGAAGGCGCATTGCTCAACTTTGCCAGGGCCTTCAAATACGAGGAGTCGATCGCCGCGCTGTCGGCGATGACCGGCGTCAAGATCGAAACCCTCGACCGTCTGATCAGTGGTGAGCGCTACGATCCGATCCTGATCGCCGGCAAAGCCATCGATCTCGAATGGGCGACGGTGCGCGCGCTGATCCTGGTTCGGCTCGGTCCGAACCGGACGGCGTCCCCCGCCGACATCGAAAGCGCGCGTGTGAACTACGTGCGCCTGATGCCCATGACTGCCCAGCGCGTCGTCGAGTTCTGGAAGACGCGGTAATCCGGCCCTAGGCCTTTCCCCGTCATTGCTGACAGCTCAACTTATTTTGCGAAACCTCAAATACGCCGCCACTCTTCCCTCGCGCTCGGCTTTGCGGCCGTAGCGCGTCATGGTGTAGCCCTCCCATGGCTTTTGCCAGTCGGCGGCGCGCTCGGCGGTCCAGACAAAATCGGAGCTGTGCATCAGGTGCGCCAGCGTCCAGGCGCAGTAATCGTCGATGTCGCTGACGAAGCGGAATTCGCCGCCACCCTTGAGGATGCGCGCCATGGCCGCAACCGTCGCATCCTGCACGAAGCGCCGCTTCCAGTGCCGCCGTTTCGGCCAGGGATCGGGATGGATCAGGTCGATCCGCGCCAGCGTCCGCGGCGGCAGCCAGGCCAGCAACTCTGCAGCGTCGCCGGCATAGAGCCTGATATTGCGGAGATTATGCGCCTCGATCTGGCTCAGGATTTTCGCCATGCCGTTCACATACGGCTCGCAGCCGATGAAACCGATGTTCGGAAACGCCTGCGCCTCCGCGATCAGATGTTCGCCGCCGCCGAAGCCGATTTCGAGCCTGACATCCTCAGGTCCGCCATCGAAGAGATCGGCAAGCCGCTCTGGCGCCGGCGCTCCGATGTCGAGCGCCAGATGCGGCAGCAGATTGTCGATCAGGTCGGCCTGGTGGATGCGGAGCTTGTGGCCCTTGCGGCGGCCGAAGAACGAGCCGCGCGCATGCGCAGATGTGCCGTCATCCGGCGGCGCGTCGCGGTGGCCGATGTCGCGCGGTGAGACCATCATCGCAGTGTCTGGTACAGCCGGTACAACAGCCGCGCCCTCGGCTCGATCGAAGAGATGTACATCTGCTCGTAATGGGTATGCGCGCCGCGGCCGTCGACGCCGAGCCCGTCGAGGGTTGCGGTATGCGGCGCGGTGAAATTGCCGTCGGAGCCGCCGCCGGTCGAGGTGTCGACCAGGTCGAAGCCGATCTCCGCCGCTATTGTCCTGGCATGCTCGTAGAGCGCCGCGCCGGCATTGCTCTTTTCGTATGGCGGACGGTTCAGCTCGCCGATCACCTTGACGGTGACGCCTTCGGTGCGTGATTTCACATTGAGGATTTTTGATGCGAGCTCGTCGGCATCAGACATCGTCGGCACGCGCAAATCGACCTCGGCATAGGCGTCTTCCGCAATCACGTTCGGCCTGGTGCCGCCTCTGACGACGCCGACATTGACGGTGATGCCGCGCGTCAGGTCGTTCATCGCCTCCAGTGTTTGAATGACGTGGCCGAGTTCGCGAATGGCGCTGCGGCCGTCCTCCGGCCGGGTGCCGGCATGCGAAGGCACGCCCTTGATGAACACCTCGAAGCGGCCGACGCCCTTGCGTCCGGTAACGATCTTGCCACCGTCGCGCGCCGGTTCGGTGACCAGCACGTATTTCGCCGTGCGGCCCTCGGCCTCGATCAGCGCGCGCGAAGTCGGGCTGCCGATCTCTTCGTCGGAGACATAGAGCTGCGTGATGCCGAGCGGCGGGCGTGCACTATCGGCGCAGACTTGCCGAAATGCATGATAGGCGAGATAGGCGCCGCCCTTCATGTCGTAGATGCCCGGGCCGAACGCGCTGTCGCCCTCGATCCGGAATGGGAGGCGCTCGATGAAGCCAAGCGGATGCACCGTATCGAGATGGCTCAGCACCAGGATTCCCGGTTCACCCTGCCCCCATGCCGAGCGCGCCACCAGGTGATCGCCGCAGCCGGAGTGCCCGGCGATCCGCTCCACCGTCGCGGGCAGATCGCGATAGCTTTCAGCGACGAGGTCAGCGAGCTTGTTGACCTGCTCGGGCGCTTCGGTCGGGCTCTCGATTTCGACCCAGCGGCGAATGCCCTCGAGGATAGGTGCAGAATCGAAGGGATTGGTTGTCGTCATGTCTCTCGTATCCGATACGGCGTCATGCCCCGATGCGCAACACATCTTGGGCCCACGCCAATGCGGGCGCGAAATCACGGCATATTCCAGAATACGAAATTCTCAAACCGGTGCGGTATGAAAATCAGCGCGGGTCGGGGCCGTCGCGCGACGCAATCTGCTCGACCAACTCGACGATGGAGCGGCGCATTTTGGAATCGGTGATGCGCGTGAACGCGCGCGTCAGCGCCAGGCCCTCCGACGTCGCGAGGAAATCGGACACGTAGGCTGGAGAGGCGCCGTCGCCAAACCCGTCCGCATTCGCCACGCCGCTCGGCCCGCCATCGAACAGAAACGACACCGGCACCTGCAAAATCTCGGAAATCTGCTGCAAGCGGCTGGCGCCGACCCGGTTGGTGCCTTTTTCGTATTTCTGAACCTGCTGGAACGTGAGGCCGAGCGCTTCGCCCAGCTTTTCCTGGCTCATGCCCAGCATGATGCGGCGCATCCGGACGCGGCTGCCGACATATTTGTCGACCGGATTGGGCGCTTTGGTGGACATCTACATCACTCCTAGGATTGCGCGCCGGGGGTGAGGCAGTGGAAGTTCTATGCCTCAGGCGCGCCGGTACCGTCATATCCTGCTCGGAGGATCGGGTAGAATTGCGGACGATCTGAGCAACGGAAGTGACTGGTTGTTGTTTTTGGCTTGCAACCGCAGAAAGCGAATCACAGCCGCGATGTCAACAGGTGGAACCGCGCGCGCCGCGTTTTTAGTAAACGCGTGGCAGCTTGGTCGTGTGCAAATGTCAGGCAGCGTGCTTCGCAACGCGGCGTCTGACGACAACCACCAAGGCAACGGCCACAATGACAGCCGCCGGGATATCTCCAAGGCGAGCATAAACCGTCGGCGGCAGCGCGGATGGCAGGCTGGCATCCAGCACGCCTTCGATGCCGAGGCCGAGCCGTGCCACAATTCGTCCTGAGGGATCGATCACTGCCGAGATGCCGGTGTTGGCGGCGCGCACCATCGGCAGACCTTCCTCGATCGCACGCAGCCGCGCCTGCTGCAGGTGCTGGTAGGGACCTGTCGAATTTCCAAACCAGCCGTCGTTGGTCAGGTTGACGATCCAGCCGGGACGATCGTCACGCGCCGCCACATTTCCGGGAAAAATCGCTTCATAACAAATCAGCGGTAGCGCGCGTGGCGCATTCGGGATCTCCATCGCACGGCGCCGCGTGCCCGGAATGAAGCCGCCGTGGACCTTCGTCAGTTGCACGAAGCCGAGCTTTTCCATCCATTCCTGAAATGGCAGGTACTCGCCGAACGGCACCAGATGCAGCTTGTCGTAGACCGACAGCACGCCGCCGTCATGGTCGATCACATATATCGAATTGTAGGCGCGGGAGACGCGGGCGCCGGGCGTGCCGTCGGGGGCGCGCACCGAGCCGGTCATCAGCACCGTGCCCTTGGGCAGGAGCTCGGCGATCTGTGCCATCGCGTCGGCTTCGCGCGTCAGGAAAAACGGGAAAGCCGATTCCGGCCAGATCAGGATCGGCACGTCGCGCACGCCGGTGGAGTGCGGGCCTGAAGCGCGATCGGACAGGGCAAGGTATTTCTGCATCACCTCCGCTTTGGCGCCATAGTTGAATTTGACGTCCTGCTGCAGGTTCGGCTGCATGATGCGTAGCTTGACCTTGGTCAGAGCCGTCGGCTGCAGCGATAGCCGCACGGCGCCGTAAATTCCCATCGCCGCGAGCAGCGCGAGCGCCGCCACCGGCGCAATCCAGGGCCTGCGGCCGCGCGAAGACCCGTCGATCAGCGCCGCCGGGCTGGCAAAGATGGCGACGCTGAGGAAAGTCATGCCCCACAGCCCGATCAGCGATGCGGCCTGCGCCAGCGCCAAGGGCTCCGACAGCGCGTAGCCGAAGGCATTCCACGGGAAGCCCGATAGCACATAGCCGCGCAGCCATTCGCTGACCGTGAGCCCGATCGCAAGCGCCAGGACCCGCGACGCATCCCGCGTCCAGATCAGCCGCGCCAGCGCGAAGCCGAGCGCCGGAAACAAGGCGAGATAGGCCGGCAGGCCGAGCACCGCGAACGGCATCAGCCAGGCGAAGGTCGGCGCATCCACCAGGAAAGCGTTGCCGATCCAGTACAGCCCGGGCACGAAATAGCCGAGCCCGAACCAGAAGCCTGCCATCGCCGCCGCCGGCATGCCGCGCCATTTTCCGGCCGCAGCTCCGTCAATAAGCCAGACCACGACCGGAAACGTCACAAACAGCACCGGCCAGGCGTTGAACGGCGCCATCGACAGTGCCGACATCGCGCCGGCGACGAGCGCGATCGCTGCGCGCTTCCAGCCCCAGGCCAGGATGATCGAAAGTCCCGCCATGCGGAATTTGCTGGTTGGGATCACTGCGAGCCGGCTCCATCGCCGGGGGGCGGCGTATTATCGTTGGTCGGCGGCGCGCTGGTATCGGGCGCGGCCTCGCGGCGGCTTCGCTCGCGCGTCGCGCGTGCCGCGGGACGTTCTTTGCGAATCCCGATCCGCAGCCGCTTCACCCGCCGCGGGTCGGCATCGAGCACCTCGATCTCGAAATTGCCCGGGCCCGCAATCACCTCGCCGCGCACCGGCAGGCGGCCGACCTGCGCGACCAGATAGCCGCCAAGCGTCTCGACCTCCTCGCCGGCCTCGCCGGGGACGAATTCCTCGCCGATCATCTTGCGCGCGTCCTCGAGGCTGGCGCGGGCATCGGCAATGAAGGCGTTGTCGCCCTGCCGAACGATCGCCGGCGGCTCGTCGCTGTCGTGCTCGTCGTCGATTTCGCCGACGATCTGCTCGACGATGTCCTCGATCGACACCAGCCCGTCGGTGCCGCCATATTCGTCTACCACCAGCGCCAGATGGATGCGCGACGCCTGCATCTGCGCCAAGAGGTCGATCGCCCGCATCGACGGCGGCACGTAGAGAAGCTTGCGGATGATGTTGGCCTCCGCCAGCGGCATTGCGAGGTCGACCGCACGCAGGTCGAGGCCAGCAGGGAATGGCTTCTTGCGCTTGGGCTTGGTGGTATCGCCGACCCGCCCCTTCGCGGTCATGAATGCCAGGAGATCGCGGATGTGAACGATGCCTTCGGGATCGTCGAGCGTTTCGTCGTAGACTACGAGCCGCGAGTGCGCCGCGCTTTCGAACAGGCTCATCAGTTCGCCAAGCGGAATATCGCGCTTGACCGCGACGATATCGGCGCGATGCACCATCACGTCGGCGATGCGCCGCTCGTTGAGGCCGAGGATGTTGCGCAGCATGGTGCGCTCGATGGCGGAAAAGCCGGCATCGTCAGGGGTGGAAGTGTCGAGCACCACCTGAAGATCGGCGCGCACCGATCCCGCGCTCCAGCCGAACAGCGTGCGGATCGCCCGTATCAGCCAGCTCTCGGCGGTCGGACGCAGAACCTCGCCTTCCTGCACCACTACCGGCAGGTTGCGCGTGTCGCGCGGATTGTCCTGTATCGGGTCGGAGTCCGGCATTTCAGTCCATCCGCTCCCGGTCCGCATAAGGGTCGGGAATGCCGAGCTGCGCGAGAATCTCACGCTCGAGACCTTCCATGGCTTCGGCGGCGTCGTCCTTGTCGTGGTCGTACCCGATCAAATGCAGGAACCCGTGGACCGCAAGATGGCTGAGGTGATGATCGAACGGTTTTTCTTCGTCATCGGCCTCTTTCCGGGTGGTCTCATAGGCGATGGCGATATCGCCGAGCA belongs to Bradyrhizobium icense and includes:
- a CDS encoding M20 family metallopeptidase; translated protein: MTTTNPFDSAPILEGIRRWVEIESPTEAPEQVNKLADLVAESYRDLPATVERIAGHSGCGDHLVARSAWGQGEPGILVLSHLDTVHPLGFIERLPFRIEGDSAFGPGIYDMKGGAYLAYHAFRQVCADSARPPLGITQLYVSDEEIGSPTSRALIEAEGRTAKYVLVTEPARDGGKIVTGRKGVGRFEVFIKGVPSHAGTRPEDGRSAIRELGHVIQTLEAMNDLTRGITVNVGVVRGGTRPNVIAEDAYAEVDLRVPTMSDADELASKILNVKSRTEGVTVKVIGELNRPPYEKSNAGAALYEHARTIAAEIGFDLVDTSTGGGSDGNFTAPHTATLDGLGVDGRGAHTHYEQMYISSIEPRARLLYRLYQTLR
- a CDS encoding hemolysin family protein, with product MPDSDPIQDNPRDTRNLPVVVQEGEVLRPTAESWLIRAIRTLFGWSAGSVRADLQVVLDTSTPDDAGFSAIERTMLRNILGLNERRIADVMVHRADIVAVKRDIPLGELMSLFESAAHSRLVVYDETLDDPEGIVHIRDLLAFMTAKGRVGDTTKPKRKKPFPAGLDLRAVDLAMPLAEANIIRKLLYVPPSMRAIDLLAQMQASRIHLALVVDEYGGTDGLVSIEDIVEQIVGEIDDEHDSDEPPAIVRQGDNAFIADARASLEDARKMIGEEFVPGEAGEEVETLGGYLVAQVGRLPVRGEVIAGPGNFEIEVLDADPRRVKRLRIGIRKERPAARATRERSRREAAPDTSAPPTNDNTPPPGDGAGSQ
- the trmB gene encoding tRNA (guanosine(46)-N7)-methyltransferase TrmB, which gives rise to MVSPRDIGHRDAPPDDGTSAHARGSFFGRRKGHKLRIHQADLIDNLLPHLALDIGAPAPERLADLFDGGPEDVRLEIGFGGGEHLIAEAQAFPNIGFIGCEPYVNGMAKILSQIEAHNLRNIRLYAGDAAELLAWLPPRTLARIDLIHPDPWPKRRHWKRRFVQDATVAAMARILKGGGEFRFVSDIDDYCAWTLAHLMHSSDFVWTAERAADWQKPWEGYTMTRYGRKAEREGRVAAYLRFRKIS
- a CDS encoding helix-turn-helix domain-containing protein, producing the protein MSTKAPNPVDKYVGSRVRMRRIMLGMSQEKLGEALGLTFQQVQKYEKGTNRVGASRLQQISEILQVPVSFLFDGGPSGVANADGFGDGASPAYVSDFLATSEGLALTRAFTRITDSKMRRSIVELVEQIASRDGPDPR
- the lnt gene encoding apolipoprotein N-acyltransferase; the protein is MAGLSIILAWGWKRAAIALVAGAMSALSMAPFNAWPVLFVTFPVVVWLIDGAAAGKWRGMPAAAMAGFWFGLGYFVPGLYWIGNAFLVDAPTFAWLMPFAVLGLPAYLALFPALGFALARLIWTRDASRVLALAIGLTVSEWLRGYVLSGFPWNAFGYALSEPLALAQAASLIGLWGMTFLSVAIFASPAALIDGSSRGRRPWIAPVAALALLAAMGIYGAVRLSLQPTALTKVKLRIMQPNLQQDVKFNYGAKAEVMQKYLALSDRASGPHSTGVRDVPILIWPESAFPFFLTREADAMAQIAELLPKGTVLMTGSVRAPDGTPGARVSRAYNSIYVIDHDGGVLSVYDKLHLVPFGEYLPFQEWMEKLGFVQLTKVHGGFIPGTRRRAMEIPNAPRALPLICYEAIFPGNVAARDDRPGWIVNLTNDGWFGNSTGPYQHLQQARLRAIEEGLPMVRAANTGISAVIDPSGRIVARLGLGIEGVLDASLPSALPPTVYARLGDIPAAVIVAVALVVVVRRRVAKHAA
- a CDS encoding DUF2336 domain-containing protein, encoding MIISPALIPELDDIVSRGDPKRRADAARRVSELFLQGAASFRPDHVDLFDGVLTSLVPHAEIEARAELAERLSTLANAPRGLVGQLAHEDEIAIAGPLLRRSPVIDEKMLLEIASMKGQGHLLAMAERPTLSADLTDVMIARGDRAVVRRAAGNAGAAFSSNGYSSLIKRAGQDGVLTIRLGQRDDLSPAQLKELLSGSIDVIRRRLFQVAKPERQADIKQAMTAIIGPSEREERRDFVPAQRTVLKLHREGALGEGALLNFARAFKYEESIAALSAMTGVKIETLDRLISGERYDPILIAGKAIDLEWATVRALILVRLGPNRTASPADIESARVNYVRLMPMTAQRVVEFWKTR